From a region of the Microbacterium sp. nov. GSS16 genome:
- a CDS encoding MFS transporter — MVYAPTVLFSLGEGAVIPLIPVIATRLGADVSLAALVAAALVIGQLCGNLPAGALVAKVGERFTMVVAGALSIAAGVGMLLADDLTLFAVSVFVLGFCAAAFGLARHAFMTTRVPPRFRARALSLLGGSFRFGVFIGPFVAASLIQLTGSEQSTIWALIVCCAAIVPLVLVGPDPEKTSPVLLKPTGAAVAEDSGEVVTGSIPTRDRYGVLETISYHRAVLMRLGLSAAALSAVRSARQVILPLWGVSLGLDASTIAIVVGVSGAIDFTLFYASGQVMDRFGRIWAALPAMLLMGTGLIILSVTHDFDQATMWFVLMAAVLGLGNGLSSGILLTYGADLAPETDPATFLGAWRTLTDAGGAAAPVVIASIVALASLPLATGVMGGVALLGAAGFAVWTPKFLPRRER; from the coding sequence ATGGTCTACGCGCCGACCGTGCTCTTCTCGCTGGGCGAGGGTGCCGTCATCCCCCTGATACCCGTCATCGCCACCCGGCTCGGCGCCGACGTGTCGCTGGCCGCGCTCGTGGCCGCGGCTCTGGTGATCGGACAGCTGTGCGGCAATCTGCCGGCGGGAGCGCTGGTCGCGAAGGTCGGCGAGCGGTTCACGATGGTCGTCGCCGGCGCGCTCTCGATCGCCGCCGGGGTGGGGATGCTGCTCGCCGACGACCTCACGCTGTTCGCCGTCTCGGTGTTCGTGCTCGGCTTCTGCGCGGCGGCGTTCGGGCTCGCAAGACACGCGTTCATGACGACCCGCGTGCCGCCGAGGTTCCGCGCCAGGGCGCTGTCGCTGCTGGGCGGCAGCTTCCGCTTCGGCGTCTTCATCGGCCCCTTCGTCGCGGCCTCCCTGATCCAGCTGACCGGGTCGGAGCAGTCGACGATCTGGGCGCTGATCGTGTGCTGTGCGGCGATCGTGCCGCTCGTGCTGGTCGGACCCGACCCCGAGAAGACCAGCCCGGTGCTGCTCAAGCCCACCGGCGCCGCGGTCGCCGAGGACTCGGGCGAGGTCGTGACCGGATCGATCCCGACCCGCGACCGGTACGGGGTGCTCGAGACGATCTCGTATCACCGGGCCGTGCTGATGCGCCTGGGCCTGTCGGCCGCTGCGCTGTCGGCGGTGCGCTCCGCCCGGCAGGTGATCCTGCCGCTGTGGGGTGTCTCGCTCGGCCTCGATGCCAGCACGATCGCGATCGTCGTCGGCGTCTCGGGCGCCATCGACTTCACCCTGTTCTACGCGAGCGGCCAGGTGATGGACCGGTTCGGGCGGATCTGGGCGGCGCTGCCGGCCATGCTGCTCATGGGCACGGGGCTCATCATCCTCTCCGTCACGCACGACTTCGATCAGGCGACGATGTGGTTCGTGCTGATGGCCGCCGTGCTCGGCCTCGGAAACGGTCTCTCCAGCGGCATCCTGCTCACCTACGGGGCCGATCTCGCCCCCGAGACGGATCCGGCGACCTTCCTGGGTGCGTGGCGGACGCTGACGGATGCCGGCGGCGCGGCCGCCCCGGTGGTGATCGCGTCAATCGTGGCGCTCGCCTCACTCCCGCTCGCGACAGGCGTGATGGGCGGCGTGGCGCTGCTGGGAGCGGCGGGCTTCGCCGTGTGGACGCCGAAGTTCCTGCCGCGACGCGAGCGCTGA
- the prfB gene encoding peptide chain release factor 2, with product MFELDLSADIQALRHTFGDIREVVDVTALREDIARLSEEAGAPDLWDDPEKAQKVTSALSHKQADLKRVTEVERRLDDLDVLIELANEMQDEDSAAEARAELESLTQTINQLEVQTLLDGEYDDRNAIITIRSGAGGDDATDFAEMLMRMYLRWAEQHGYPVKVMDTSYAEGAGIKSATFEITAPYAFGTLSVEAGTHRLARISPFGSADKRQTSFAAVEVIPLMEEATEVEIPENDLRVDVFRSSGPGGQSVNTTDSAVRLTHLPTGIVISMQNEKSQIQNRAAAMRLLQTRLLLLQKEQEAAKKKELAGNITASWGDQMRSYFLYGQQLVKDLRTGHESGNPASVFDGDLDDFISAGIRWRKRKEED from the coding sequence ATGTTCGAACTCGATCTCTCCGCCGACATACAGGCCCTGCGACACACCTTCGGCGACATCCGCGAGGTCGTCGACGTCACCGCCCTGCGCGAGGACATCGCGCGACTCAGCGAGGAGGCGGGCGCACCCGATCTCTGGGACGATCCGGAGAAGGCGCAGAAGGTGACCAGCGCGCTCAGCCACAAGCAGGCCGACCTCAAGCGCGTCACCGAGGTCGAGCGCCGGCTCGACGACCTCGACGTGCTCATCGAGCTGGCCAACGAGATGCAGGATGAGGACTCGGCCGCCGAGGCGCGCGCCGAGCTCGAATCGCTCACGCAGACCATCAACCAGCTCGAGGTGCAGACGCTGCTCGACGGCGAGTACGACGACCGCAATGCGATCATCACCATCCGGTCGGGCGCCGGCGGTGACGATGCCACCGACTTCGCCGAGATGCTCATGCGCATGTACCTGCGCTGGGCCGAGCAGCACGGCTACCCGGTGAAGGTGATGGACACCTCGTACGCCGAGGGTGCGGGCATCAAGTCGGCCACGTTCGAGATCACCGCCCCCTACGCGTTCGGTACGCTGTCGGTCGAGGCAGGCACTCACCGCCTGGCCCGCATCAGCCCGTTCGGATCGGCCGACAAGCGTCAGACCTCGTTCGCCGCGGTCGAGGTCATCCCGCTGATGGAGGAGGCCACCGAGGTCGAGATCCCCGAGAACGACCTGCGCGTCGATGTGTTCCGCTCGTCGGGCCCCGGTGGGCAGTCGGTGAACACCACCGACTCGGCCGTGCGCCTGACCCACCTTCCCACCGGCATCGTCATCTCGATGCAGAACGAGAAGTCGCAGATCCAGAACCGCGCCGCCGCCATGCGCCTGTTGCAGACGCGCCTGCTGCTGCTGCAGAAGGAGCAGGAGGCGGCGAAGAAGAAGGAGCTCGCGGGCAACATCACCGCCAGCTGGGGCGACCAGATGCGCTCCTACTTCCTCTACGGCCAGCAGCTCGTCAAGGACCTGCGCACCGGCCACGAGTCGGGCAACCCGGCCAGCGTCTTCGACGGCGACCTGGACGACTTCATCTCGGCGGGCATCCGCTGGCGAAAGCGCAAGGAAGAGGACTGA
- a CDS encoding DUF2510 domain-containing protein has protein sequence MSVPAGWYDDGSGRQRWWDGEQWTEHYAPESPSAEHAQPGTESAAGSASTPDAGASADAHGEYTPPVAPGAAESAQPTEVYPSVTPEGYPQSAYGEAPYGQAPYGQAAYGQQGYPGAAGGDPQNPYAAPAPYGSAHPAPDAGPRKTPVLGYIGLGLAVVGGIIACIPNLVTFLIGSFLLFGAFVVSIIALFIKNTAKWPGIVGLILSIVMGVVATVVLSVTLFASIASESWDSSYDPYPSDEPYSSEEPYTEESTAPDATGERPTADEVALGLEQIMLQEQEMEYPEGMLLCLGEELVASDMSDASLQQIADGDIALTDPDDAMEFGSTLTDAASTCATQ, from the coding sequence ATGAGCGTTCCCGCAGGATGGTACGACGACGGATCGGGACGCCAGCGCTGGTGGGACGGTGAGCAGTGGACCGAGCACTACGCGCCCGAGAGCCCCTCCGCCGAGCACGCGCAGCCGGGCACGGAGTCGGCTGCGGGATCCGCGTCGACGCCGGATGCCGGAGCATCCGCGGACGCGCACGGCGAGTACACCCCTCCCGTCGCACCGGGCGCAGCCGAGTCCGCCCAGCCGACCGAGGTGTACCCGTCGGTCACCCCGGAGGGCTACCCGCAGAGCGCATACGGCGAGGCGCCCTACGGGCAGGCCCCCTACGGTCAGGCGGCGTACGGTCAGCAGGGGTACCCCGGAGCCGCCGGCGGCGATCCGCAGAACCCCTACGCCGCGCCGGCGCCCTATGGCAGCGCTCATCCGGCACCGGACGCCGGCCCCCGCAAGACCCCGGTGCTCGGATACATCGGACTCGGACTCGCCGTGGTCGGCGGCATCATCGCGTGCATCCCGAACCTGGTCACCTTCTTGATCGGCTCGTTCCTGCTCTTCGGCGCGTTCGTCGTGTCGATCATCGCGCTGTTCATCAAGAACACCGCGAAGTGGCCGGGCATCGTCGGCCTGATCCTGTCGATCGTGATGGGCGTCGTCGCCACGGTCGTGCTCAGCGTCACCCTCTTCGCGTCGATCGCCAGCGAATCCTGGGATTCGTCGTACGACCCGTACCCCTCGGATGAGCCGTATTCGTCGGAGGAGCCGTACACCGAGGAGTCGACCGCGCCAGACGCGACAGGCGAGCGGCCCACCGCCGACGAGGTCGCGCTGGGCCTGGAGCAGATCATGCTCCAGGAGCAGGAGATGGAGTATCCGGAGGGCATGCTGCTGTGCCTCGGCGAGGAGCTCGTCGCCTCCGACATGAGCGATGCCTCGCTGCAGCAGATCGCCGACGGCGACATCGCGCTGACCGACCCCGACGACGCGATGGAGTTCGGCTCGACGCTCACCGACGCGGCCTCCACCTGCGCGACGCAGTGA
- the ftsE gene encoding cell division ATP-binding protein FtsE gives MIRFENVTKRYRGTKRPALSEVDFNVEAGEFVFLVGASGSGKSTCLRLILREDVPTTGRVAVLGRDLRSLANRKVPYFRRHIGSVFQDFRLLPSKTVAQNVAFSLQVIGSSRGFIQQAVPEALALVGLDGKAKRMPHELSGGEQQRVAIARAIVNRPKVLLADEPTGNLDPATSVGIMQLLTRINAGGTTVVMATHEAAFVDQMQRRVIELKGGEMVRDEVGGGYGDTSSIPRLLPETVPGAAAAAALTAVQEIQRETITGVVPTPPVEQPAVPQAASRPTSDPHAHPPTDPRPPAVATPPEERPAAVGPRTNPIVIPEVEVAELGMADRLGLSRDDDEEVGPTS, from the coding sequence ATGATCCGGTTCGAGAACGTCACCAAGCGCTATCGCGGCACGAAACGCCCCGCACTGTCAGAAGTCGACTTCAACGTCGAGGCGGGGGAGTTCGTCTTCCTCGTCGGAGCCTCGGGTTCCGGCAAATCGACGTGCCTGCGTCTTATCCTCCGCGAGGATGTCCCCACCACCGGCCGCGTCGCCGTGCTCGGCCGCGATCTGCGCTCGCTGGCGAACCGCAAGGTGCCCTACTTCCGGCGCCACATCGGCTCGGTGTTCCAGGACTTCCGCCTGCTGCCGTCGAAGACCGTCGCGCAGAACGTGGCCTTCTCGCTGCAGGTCATCGGGTCGTCGCGCGGATTCATTCAACAGGCGGTGCCCGAGGCGCTCGCGCTGGTCGGCCTCGACGGCAAGGCGAAGCGGATGCCGCACGAGCTCTCGGGCGGTGAGCAGCAGCGCGTCGCGATCGCACGCGCCATCGTCAACCGGCCGAAGGTGCTGCTCGCCGACGAGCCCACCGGAAACCTCGACCCGGCGACGTCGGTGGGCATCATGCAGCTGCTGACGCGCATCAACGCGGGCGGCACGACGGTCGTCATGGCCACGCACGAAGCGGCCTTCGTCGACCAGATGCAGCGCCGTGTCATCGAGCTCAAGGGCGGCGAGATGGTGCGCGACGAGGTCGGCGGCGGCTACGGAGACACCTCCAGCATCCCGCGCCTCCTGCCCGAGACCGTGCCGGGGGCGGCCGCCGCCGCGGCCCTCACCGCCGTGCAGGAGATCCAGCGCGAGACGATCACCGGCGTCGTGCCGACGCCGCCCGTCGAGCAGCCCGCCGTGCCGCAGGCGGCATCCCGGCCGACGTCGGATCCGCACGCCCATCCGCCGACCGACCCGCGCCCGCCCGCCGTGGCCACCCCGCCCGAGGAGCGTCCGGCGGCCGTCGGTCCGCGAACCAACCCGATCGTGATCCCGGAGGTGGAGGTCGCCGAGCTGGGCATGGCCGACAGACTCGGCCTCTCGCGTGACGACGACGAGGAAGTGGGCCCGACCTCATGA
- the ftsX gene encoding permease-like cell division protein FtsX: MNFGLIVGEALIGLRRNISMVISVVLVTFVSLTFVGAAILMQTQIQTMRGYWGEKAEVTIYMCSPLSTSQNCTSDEATEEQITTVEDELAGPALKPLISDVAFDDKETTYQNWIERFGEEQANAFGVENMGVAFRVTMKDPQQSRVLTEAFSGVAGVDEVQDQRRLLDPLFSALTVATYVAVGVAALMLIAAVLLIATTIRLSAYARRKEIGIMRLVGASNRSIQTPFVLEGVFAAFLGSVFASAAVLTGVKFGVEGYLAERVPFMRPLVDMRDAAFVVPVLIGIGVLLAALSAGFAIRRWLRT; this comes from the coding sequence ATGAACTTCGGACTCATCGTCGGCGAGGCGCTGATCGGCCTTCGCCGCAACATCTCGATGGTCATCTCGGTGGTGCTGGTCACCTTCGTCTCGCTGACTTTCGTCGGCGCCGCGATCCTCATGCAGACGCAGATCCAGACTATGCGCGGCTACTGGGGCGAGAAGGCCGAGGTCACCATCTACATGTGCTCGCCGCTGTCGACGTCGCAGAACTGCACGTCAGACGAGGCGACCGAAGAGCAGATCACGACGGTCGAGGACGAGCTGGCCGGTCCCGCGCTCAAGCCCCTGATCAGCGACGTCGCCTTCGATGACAAGGAGACGACCTACCAGAACTGGATCGAGCGCTTCGGCGAGGAGCAGGCGAACGCCTTCGGCGTCGAGAACATGGGCGTCGCATTCCGCGTCACCATGAAGGATCCGCAGCAGTCGCGCGTGCTCACCGAGGCGTTCTCGGGAGTGGCGGGCGTCGACGAGGTGCAGGACCAGCGCCGCCTGCTCGATCCGCTGTTCTCCGCGCTCACCGTCGCGACCTACGTCGCGGTCGGCGTCGCAGCGCTCATGCTCATCGCCGCCGTGCTGCTGATCGCCACGACCATCCGACTGTCGGCCTACGCGCGTCGCAAGGAGATCGGCATCATGCGCCTGGTGGGGGCGTCGAACCGGTCGATCCAGACTCCGTTCGTGCTGGAAGGCGTCTTCGCCGCCTTCCTCGGATCGGTGTTCGCCAGCGCGGCCGTGCTGACCGGCGTGAAGTTCGGCGTCGAGGGGTATCTGGCCGAGCGCGTGCCGTTCATGCGGCCGCTCGTCGACATGCGGGATGCGGCGTTCGTGGTGCCCGTGCTGATCGGCATCGGCGTGCTGCTCGCGGCTCTGTCTGCCGGATTCGCGATCCGGCGCTGGCTGCGCACCTGA
- the smpB gene encoding SsrA-binding protein SmpB gives MPRERGEKVVATNRRARHDYNLEKSYEAGLVLTGTEVKSLRQGRANLSDGYAYVKGGEAYLDAVHIPEYSQGHWTNHSAKRIRKLLLHKDEIRKLEHAVSAGGYTLIPLKLYFSDGRAKVEIALAKGKKEYDKRQTLRERQDTREAERAMRLRNRVGE, from the coding sequence ATGCCCAGGGAACGCGGGGAGAAGGTCGTCGCGACCAACCGTCGCGCGCGTCACGACTACAACCTCGAGAAGTCGTACGAGGCGGGTCTCGTGCTCACCGGCACCGAGGTCAAGTCGCTGCGTCAAGGGCGCGCCAACCTCAGCGACGGCTATGCGTACGTCAAGGGCGGCGAGGCGTACCTCGACGCCGTGCATATCCCGGAGTACTCCCAGGGGCACTGGACCAATCACTCCGCCAAGCGCATCCGCAAGCTGCTGCTGCACAAGGATGAGATCCGCAAGCTCGAGCACGCCGTCTCGGCCGGCGGCTACACGCTCATCCCGTTGAAGCTGTACTTCTCCGACGGTCGAGCCAAGGTCGAGATCGCCCTGGCGAAGGGCAAGAAGGAGTACGACAAGCGTCAGACGCTGCGCGAGCGTCAGGACACCCGCGAAGCCGAGCGGGCGATGCGCCTGCGCAATCGCGTGGGCGAATAG
- a CDS encoding S9 family peptidase: protein MTAPYGSWPSPFTAQMIAQASPRIDGARFVGDEVWWGESVPAEGGRVTVRTSSGDEILSAPWNARSRVHEYGGGAWTADAEGTLYFVHGGDQRIHRMPRGGAPEPLTAAGPAYGGLRLQHGRLLAVREDLRPDPHVRAIVEIPLDGTAADDESAVRTLVSVNGFVAHPALSPDGKQLAYVQWNAEHMPWERAIVSVMHLESGWDAGVPSRAPVQPEWLSDDRLLYADDATGRWNLHLAHVVDVAPPPAPTPPATTEPFCLADADTGGGLWVLGNRWYQPLDDGRVVAVRTNGSDEIVLISPDGEVVELLTLPITAGASIDDAQGSRVLISGAGRTVGAGLWCVDLDDGTITTVTGGAEADPVWVPRARPVTFDGPHGPVHAFDYRPTSPDASAPDGELPPYIVMVHGGPTAHVSGAASTAYAYWTSRGIGVLDVNYGGSTGYGRAYRQRLDGQWGVVDVDDVIAAARGMADAGLADPSRIAIRGGSAGGWTVLCALVRGGTFTAGISRYGVADLRMLAAETHDFEAHYLDGLVGPLPEAESVYIERSPLSHADRIDVPVLLQQGSDDRVVPPSQSEAIRDALAARGVPHEYLLFEGEGHGFRAAETIVASLEAELRFLGRTFGFEPRLGA from the coding sequence ATGACCGCACCGTACGGCTCGTGGCCCTCACCGTTCACCGCGCAGATGATCGCGCAGGCATCCCCCCGCATCGACGGAGCCCGCTTCGTCGGCGACGAGGTGTGGTGGGGCGAATCCGTTCCCGCCGAGGGCGGCAGGGTGACGGTGCGCACTTCGAGCGGCGACGAGATCCTGTCCGCGCCGTGGAACGCGCGTTCGCGCGTGCACGAGTACGGCGGCGGAGCGTGGACGGCCGACGCCGAGGGCACGCTGTACTTCGTGCACGGCGGCGACCAGCGCATCCACCGGATGCCGCGCGGCGGCGCCCCCGAGCCGCTGACCGCGGCCGGCCCCGCGTACGGCGGCCTGCGGCTGCAGCACGGCCGGCTGCTCGCGGTGCGCGAGGACCTGCGACCCGATCCGCATGTGCGCGCGATCGTCGAGATCCCGCTCGACGGCACGGCGGCCGACGACGAGTCCGCCGTGCGGACGCTCGTCTCGGTGAACGGCTTCGTCGCACATCCGGCGCTCTCGCCCGACGGGAAGCAGCTGGCGTACGTGCAGTGGAACGCCGAGCACATGCCGTGGGAGCGGGCGATCGTCTCGGTCATGCATCTCGAGTCGGGCTGGGATGCCGGAGTCCCGAGCCGGGCGCCCGTGCAGCCGGAGTGGCTCTCGGACGACCGGCTGCTGTACGCCGACGACGCCACCGGACGCTGGAACCTGCACCTCGCACACGTCGTGGACGTCGCGCCGCCGCCCGCGCCCACCCCGCCGGCGACGACCGAGCCGTTCTGCCTGGCCGACGCCGACACCGGCGGCGGGCTGTGGGTGCTCGGCAACCGCTGGTACCAGCCTCTCGACGACGGCCGCGTCGTCGCCGTGCGCACGAACGGATCCGACGAGATCGTGCTCATCTCGCCCGACGGCGAGGTCGTCGAGCTGCTCACCCTGCCGATCACGGCCGGCGCGAGCATCGACGACGCGCAGGGATCGCGGGTGCTCATCTCGGGCGCGGGCCGGACGGTCGGGGCGGGGCTGTGGTGCGTCGACCTCGACGACGGCACGATCACGACGGTGACCGGCGGTGCCGAGGCGGATCCCGTCTGGGTTCCCCGTGCCCGCCCGGTGACCTTCGACGGCCCGCACGGACCGGTGCACGCGTTCGACTACCGGCCCACCAGCCCCGACGCCTCCGCGCCCGACGGCGAGCTGCCGCCGTACATCGTCATGGTGCACGGCGGCCCCACCGCGCACGTCTCGGGCGCGGCATCCACCGCGTACGCGTACTGGACCAGCCGCGGCATCGGCGTGCTCGACGTGAACTACGGCGGATCGACCGGCTACGGCCGCGCCTACCGCCAGCGTCTGGACGGGCAGTGGGGCGTGGTCGACGTCGACGACGTGATCGCCGCCGCGCGCGGCATGGCCGACGCCGGACTCGCAGACCCCTCCCGCATCGCCATTCGCGGCGGATCGGCCGGCGGCTGGACGGTGCTGTGCGCGCTGGTGCGCGGCGGGACGTTCACCGCCGGCATCTCGCGATACGGTGTGGCGGATCTGCGGATGCTGGCCGCCGAGACCCACGACTTCGAGGCGCATTACCTCGACGGCCTGGTGGGTCCCCTGCCCGAGGCCGAGAGCGTGTACATCGAGCGGTCGCCGCTCTCGCACGCCGACCGGATCGACGTGCCGGTGCTGCTGCAGCAGGGGTCGGACGACCGAGTCGTGCCCCCGTCGCAGTCGGAAGCGATCCGCGACGCGCTGGCCGCGCGCGGCGTGCCGCACGAGTACCTGCTCTTCGAGGGCGAGGGGCACGGCTTCCGCGCCGCGGAGACGATCGTCGCCTCGCTCGAGGCGGAGCTGCGTTTCCTTGGCCGCACCTTCGGATTCGAGCCCCGGCTGGGTGCCTGA
- a CDS encoding methylenetetrahydrofolate reductase, producing MSSIPFSFELYPPRTAESTRALHDTIDRLAEAGPEFISVTYGAGGSTGGRSLDVLRYIRTHTDTEPLAHLTCVGNTYAGAARLIREFLDAGVLSFLALRGDPPAGQSEDDVFLGDLESSAQLVQLIDRVQAERAPYEESPVRGNPGAVRVAPRRKVNIAVAAFPNGHPRSAYSSQHVDALLAKQAAGATVAITQLFFHPDHYLAFVERARRAGVTIPILPGIMPITSPARLARVLELTGEELPSELAIELEIEPTTEGRRRVGIRWAADLIRAVVDGGAPGVHLYAFNQHETVLDVLHSAGVIPALSAASKGTS from the coding sequence ATGAGCAGCATCCCGTTCTCCTTCGAGCTGTATCCGCCGCGCACCGCCGAGAGCACGCGCGCCCTGCACGACACGATCGACCGCCTCGCCGAGGCGGGGCCGGAGTTCATCTCGGTCACCTACGGCGCAGGAGGGTCGACCGGCGGCCGCTCGCTCGACGTGCTGCGATACATCCGCACGCACACCGACACCGAACCGCTCGCGCATCTCACCTGTGTGGGCAACACCTATGCGGGCGCCGCCCGTCTGATCCGCGAGTTCCTCGATGCCGGCGTGCTGAGCTTCCTCGCGCTGCGCGGCGACCCGCCGGCTGGCCAGAGCGAAGACGACGTGTTCCTCGGCGACCTCGAGAGCTCGGCGCAGCTCGTGCAGCTGATCGACCGCGTGCAGGCCGAGCGCGCGCCGTACGAGGAGTCGCCGGTGCGCGGCAACCCCGGAGCCGTACGGGTCGCACCGCGCCGCAAGGTGAACATCGCCGTCGCCGCCTTCCCCAACGGCCACCCGCGCTCGGCCTACAGCAGTCAGCATGTGGATGCGCTGCTGGCCAAGCAGGCCGCTGGGGCGACCGTCGCGATCACGCAGCTGTTCTTCCACCCCGACCATTACCTCGCGTTCGTCGAGCGCGCCCGGCGCGCCGGCGTGACGATCCCGATCCTCCCGGGCATCATGCCGATCACCTCGCCGGCTCGCCTGGCGCGCGTGCTCGAACTGACCGGCGAGGAGCTTCCGAGCGAGCTCGCAATCGAGCTCGAGATCGAGCCGACCACCGAGGGGCGCCGCCGGGTCGGCATCCGCTGGGCGGCCGACCTCATCCGCGCCGTCGTCGACGGCGGCGCACCCGGTGTGCACCTGTACGCGTTCAACCAGCACGAGACCGTGCTCGACGTCCTCCACTCCGCCGGGGTCATCCCCGCGCTCTCCGCAGCATCGAAAGGAACCTCATGA